A region of the Pseudarthrobacter phenanthrenivorans Sphe3 genome:
GCCTTGTCCCGAAAGTACTCCTCCGTGCTCACACCGGTGACAGATGCACGGGACCGGCCCACCAGCTCGTAGACGTCACTGGCAATGTCGGCCCATGATTGTGGCGGGCCGTCATTACTCAGGTTGTAGGTGCCGTAATCTGCACCAGATTCGAGTAGATGCCGTATGCCTGAAGCAATGTCCTCAGTAAAGCTAAGACGTCCGAACTGGTCATTCACAACAGACGGTTCGATACCGCGTCCCGCCAGTGCTGCCATAGTGCGCACAAAATTGTTGCCTTCACCTATGACCCAACTCGTTCTGACGATGTAGTGGCGCGGAACCACGCTAACCACAGCGTCCCCAGCTGCCTTGGTTTGCCCGTAAACGCCCAGGGGCGTGAAGATTTCAGCTTCATCATGGCGTGTGGCGGTGCCGTCAAAGACATAGTCGGAGCTCACATGGACCAGAGTCAGGTTGTACTCAACGGCAACGCGGGCCAGCCTGGCGACCGCCGCAACGTTGACGGACCAAGCTGCCGCTCGACCCGCATCGGTTTCTGCGGCATCCACAGCTGTGTAAGCTGCCGCGTTGATGATCGTTGAATAGTTTTTCCAACTCATGGTGGAGAACGCGGAGTCGCTCGCAAGATCGAAATCGCCCCGCCCGGCAAACTCGAAGCTCGAGTCGCCCTCGTACAGCTTCCGCAGAGCCTTTCCCAGCTGCCCGTCCGCGCCAACCACCAGGGTCTTCCTCGGGGGCATGGGCACCACATCGTTGAGCCGGGGGTGAGTCCTGTCTTTCTCGGATACCTCGGCTTGATCCAAAGGCACCGGCCATGCGATGGCTGACGCCTCATCCGCCAGGTTCAGGAAGGTGTACTGGCCCTGGGCGTCAGCGCTCCAATGATCGTTTACCAGGTAGGTATAAGCCGTATTGTCTTCGAGGGTCTGGAAGGCGTTCCCTACTCCGCGTGGGATGAAGATCGCCTGGCTGGGGTCTAGTTCACAAGTGAAGACAGCGCCGAAGGACGGGCCTTCCCTGAGGTCTACCCATGCACCAAAGATTTTGCCCGTGGCAACTGAAATGAATTTGTCCCAAGGCTCAGCATGGATCCCGCGCGTGGTCCCGGCTTTTTCGTTATACGAGACGTTGTTTTGCACGGGCCGGAAGTCGGGGAGCCCCAATGCCAACATCTTTTCCCGCTGCCAATTTTCTTTGAACCAGCCCCGGCTGTCGCCATGAACCGGGAGGTCGTAGAGCACCACGCCCGGGATCGGAGTCCTGTGTGCAGCCAACGCTTTTGAGAATTCAAGAGGCATCTTCTACTGGCCCTGTTCCTTGTACTTGGCTTCGGTCTGCGCCTTTTGCGGGCGCCACCAGTCTTCGTTGTCCCGGTACCAGGCGATGGTGTCTTCTATGCCGGCATCGAAGTTGGAGAACCGGGGCTCCCAGCCAAGCTCGTTGCGGAGCTTGGTGGAGTCGATGGCGTAGCGCAGGTCGTGGCCAGGGCGGTCCACCACATGGTCGTAGGCGTCCGGGGCCTGGCCCATGTGCTCGAGGATCAGTTCAACAACGTCCTTGTTGTTCTTCTCGCCGTCTGCACCGATCAGGTATGTCTCGCCGATCTTGCCCTTGGCGATGATCGCCAGGACTGCCGAGGAGTGGTCGTTCGCATGGATCCAGTCGCGGACGTTCTCGCCCTTGCCGTAAAGCTTTGGACGGATCCCATCGATCACGTTCGTGATCTGGCGGGGAATGAACTTCTCCACATGCTGGTAAGGGCCGTAGTTGTTCGAGCAGTTGCTGATGGTCGCCTGCAATCCGAAGGAACGTACCCAGGCACGCACCAGCAGGTCCGAGCCTGCTTTGGTCGAGGAGTATGGACTGGACGGGTTGTACGGGGTCTGCTCCGTGAACCGCTCCGGATCGTCGAGTTCCAGGTCGCCGTACACCTCGTCTGTGGAGATATGGTGGAAGCGCTTGTTGTGCTTTCGGGCAGCTTCGATCAGGGTGTACGTGCCAATGATATTGGTGTCCAGGAACGGGCGCGGGTCATGAAGGGAGTTGTCGTTATGCGACTCGGCAGCGTAATGGACCACAACGTCCGACCCGGCCACCAGCCCGTCCACCACGGCAGCATCTGCGATGTCACCCTGGACGAAGGTAAAGCGGGCCTCCGGAAGTCCCCGCAATGATTCCAGATTCCCTGCGTACGTCAGCTTGTCCAGAACGGTGATGTTGTCATCCGTATTCGCAAGCACGTAGTGGACAAAGTTGGAACCGATGAAGCCGGCACCGCCGGTGACAAGAAGATTTCGCACTCTCCCATCGTTCCACGGCGACTTAGATTTGGTTGAATTTGCTCCACCCATAAAACTATCCCTATGCGCGGAATTATCCTCGCCGGGGGTACCGGTTCACGTTTACATCCAATAACTCTGGGAATCAGCAAGCAGCTGGTCCCTGTTTACGACAAACCGATGATCTACTATCCGCTCTCCACGTTGATGTTGGCTGGTATCCAGGACATCCTGATCATCACAACACCACAGGACGCAGACCAGTTTCAGCGTCTCCTCGGTGATGGCAGCCAGTTCGGAATCAACATCAGTTACACCCAACAGCCCTCCCCTGATGGCCTTGCCCAGGCCTTCGTTCTTGGCGCGGAGTTCATTGGGGAAGGACCCGTCGCCCTGGTCCTCGGTGACAATATCTTCTACGGCCAGGGGCTGGGAACCCAGCTCCGGCGGTTTGAAAATATTGACGGAGGTTCGATCTTTGGCTACCGCGTGCTGGATCCCTCCGCTTATGGCGTTGTTGAATTTGATACTCAAGGCAAAGCGATATCCCTTGAGGAAAAGCCTGTCGAACCTAAGAGCCACTATGCAGTTCCCGGTTTGTACTTCTACGACAACGACGTAGTGGACATCGCAAGGAACCTGCAGCCCTCTGCGCGCGGTGAATTGGAAATCACCGACGTAAACCGCACTTATCTGGAGCGCGGGAAACTGCACGTGGAGATACTTCCCCGTGGAACGGCCTGGCTCGACACCGGGACGTTCGCCGACCTCAACGATGCCTCCGACTTCGTCCGGACCGTCCAGAGGAGGCAGGGACTTTCCATCGGGTGTCCGGAAGAAATCGGTTGGAGGCTGGGATTCCTTGCCGATGACGAGCTTGAAGCGCGGGCCCGTAAATTGGCCAAGGGAGGATACGGCCAGTATCTTCTGGACTTGCTCTCCGGAGGTGGCAAAAGCAGGTTCTAAAGTGCCCTAGCGGCGGCGGTTGCGTTCGCGCATTTCGCGCTGGGCCTCGCGGTTGTCCTGCTGCTCCCGGAGGGTCTGGCGCTTGTCGTACTCGCGCTTACCGCGGGCGACGCCGATCTCCACCTTTGCCTTGCCGTCCACGAAGTACAGCTGCAGCGGAACGATGGTGTACCCGGATTCCCGGACCTTGTGCGAGATCTTGATGAGCTCCTCGCGGTGCAGCAGCAGCTTGCGCCGGCGGCGCGCAGCGTGGTTGGTCCAGCTGCCCTGGTTGTACTCGGGGATGTGGATGGCCTCCATCCACAGCTCGTCGTTGTAGAACGTGCAGAACCCGTCCACCATGGAGGCATGGCCCTCGCGCAGGGACTTCACTTCGGTGCCCATGAGCGCGATTCCAGCCTCGTAGGTGTCCAGCACGTGGTAGTCGTGCCGGGCCTTCCGGTTGGTGGCCACCACTTTACGGCCACTTTCTTTAGGCAAGGGAAAGCTCCTCAGTTCGAAGAATCGGATGCCTCCGGACCAGCCGGCGCGGAGTCATACCAGTGTACGGCAGCACGCCGGCCGGACTGGAAGCCGGCGGGCTACAGGAGGCCCATCGGATCGACGGCGTTGCCGTTCAGCCAGGTTTCGAAGTGCGAGTGGCAGCCCGTGGAGTTGCCGGTGTTGCCGGAGTAGGCAATCAGCTGACCTTGCGACACCCGCTGGCCGTTCGATACCACGATGCTGGCGTTGTGGTAATAGATCGTATTGAGCGTGTTGCCTTCGACCAAGCCGTGGGAAATCTTGACGCGCCACCCGCCGCCGTCCGCCGAGCTCCAGCCGGAGCTGAACACTTCTCCGGCTGCTGCGGCGTAGACGGGCGTTCCACAGGCGGCACCGAAGTCGATGCCCGTGTGCATGTATCCGCCCTGGCCATAGAAGTCGATGGTCCCGGGCGGGGTGGCACGCCAGCCGAAGCCGGACGTGATGGGGACACCGCCGTTGAAGGGGTGCCGGAGGCCAAAGGCCGACGGCGATCCCACGGGCGGCATGAATGACTGCACCGGCGGCGGTGGGGGTGCAGGCTGGTTCCTCGCCGCAGCTGCGGCAGCCGCGGCTGCGGCAGCTGCTGCAGCCGCAGCCTCTGCTTTCCTGCGCTGTTCAGCTTCCCAGGCTTCCCGCAGCTTCCGGTCGCGCTCCTGGATCTCGGCTGCCACCGCGTTCTGGCTGGCCTGGACGCCCGCCAGCTGCGACTGGATCCCTGGCTTGGCGGCCTGCAGTTCTGCATCAAGGCGGGTGGTGTCAGCGATGAGCCGGTCCACCTCTTCCTTTTTCGCTGCCGCTTCGTCACGGGCTGCCTTTTCCCGCTCCAGCGCTGCGTCAGCTTTGGCCTTAAGGTCCTTGATCTCGGCTTCGACGGCCTGGAGCCGCGCTTCGGAGTTCACGTTGGTGGCGCTCTGCTGCTGGAGTTTGTCCATGGCAGCGTTCTGGCTGCGCATGGCCTGGTCCGCCAGGTCCATGGTCTCCGTCAGGCTGCCGCCGTTGTTGGATCCGAAGAACAGCGACAGGTTGGACGGGACGCCGCCGGACTTGTAGGCCTGGGTGGCAATCTGCCCGATCAGCTTCTTGGTATCGGCGATCTTCTGCTTGTCAGTTTCAAGCTGCTGCGTGATTTTGGCCTTGTTCTGCTGGGCCATGTCAACGCGGGCGGAGAGTGCTTCCACTTCTTTAACGGCTCCGGCCACCCGGCCCTGCGCCTCGAGGAGTGCCTGCTGGGCGCCGGGCAGCTGGCCCTGGTAGATGACCAGGTCGCTGGCCGCTTTGGCAATCCGCGAATCGACGAATTCCAATGACTGCTGAACCCGGGCCGCCTCTGCCTCCAGTGCCTTCTGCCGGTCCTCGAGCTCGTCGGCAAAGGCAACAGGCGTGGAGGAAGCCAGCCCTGCGGCGAGGACGACTGCCAGCACACCGCTGAGAATGCTGGTGCGCTGCGCACCCCTGCGCCGGCCGTTCAGCCGGTGCTGCGGGGATTTTCGATCCGTTTCGTTCATGGGCATTCCTTGTTCGGTTTGCATACCTAGACGCGAAGGTATCGGCGCAAGGTCAAGAGGGACGAAATTCCGGCCAAGGATCCGCCAAGGATTATCAACGCAGGCGCCAGGATCAGCGTCTGGCCGGAGGAAATGAAGGCGGTATCCGGGTACTGCTGGGACATGTATTCGCCAAGGAAGAAGTGCGCAACCGCCCAGAGTGTGGCAGATGCCAGCGCCGCACCGATGACGGCGGCGATGACGCCTTCCAGGATGAACGGCAGCTGGATCACTGTCTTGGAGGCGCCCACCAGGCGCATGATGCCTGTCTCACGGCGCCGGCTGAAGGCGGAGAGCCGGATGGTGGTGGCGATCAGCAGGATGGCGCAGACGATCATGACGCCGGCGATACCCACCGCTACGAGCGAGGCGCCGTTCATCACGGAGAAAAGACGCTCAAGAAGCTGGCGCTGGTCGATGACAGTTTCCACGCCCGGCTGCGAGGAGAAGGTCTCGCTGATGATCTGGTATTTCTCCGGGTCCTTCATGTTGATCCGGAACGACGCCGGCAACTGGTCAGGGGTCACCGAGTCTACGATGGGCGAATTCGAAAACTGGTCCTTGAAGTGCTTGTAGGCCTCGTCCTTGGACTCGAACTGGAAGTCGTTCACATACTGGGCCACGGCAGGTGATTCGAGGAGGGCGTTGAGGCTCTCCTGCTGCTCGGGGGTGACGGGCCCGCTGGCGCAACCCGCCGCCGTCGACCCTTCACTGCAGAGGAAAATGGCTACCTGGACTTTGTCGTACCAGTAGCCCTTCATCTGGTTGATCTGCATTTGCAGCATGCCGGCTGCGCCCACGAAGGTGAGCGAGACGAAGGTGACCAGGATGACTGAGACCACCATTGAAAGGTTGCGGCGGAGGCCGCTGCCGATCTCGCCGAGGATGAATGCAAGCCTCATCGCTGTCCCCCGCCCTCGCCTGGAAGGCCGGCGCCGGGATCTTCACGGCCGCTCGCATCCTTGAGCCTGCGGGACTGTCCCACCACGGGGATCATCGAGGTGTACAGCGCCTTTGCCTCGTCACGGATGACCACGCCGTTCTTCAGCTCCACCACGCGTTTGCGCATCTCATTAACGATGTCGTCGTCGTGCGTGGCCATCACCACGGTGGTGCCGTTCTGGTTGATCTTGTCCAGGACGCCCATGATGCCCATCGAGGTGGTGGGGTCAAGGTTTCCGGTCGGCTCGTCGGCGAGGAGGATTCCGGGCCGGTTGACCACGGCGCGGGCGATGGCCACGCGCTGCTGTTCGCCGCCGGAGAGCTCGTGCGGCATGCGGTGTTCCTTGCCCTCCAGGCCCACGGTCTTCAGGACCTCGGGGACGGTGTCCCGGATGACACTGCGGCTCTTGCCGATGACCTGCATGGCGAACGCGACGTTGGCGAAGACGTTCTTCTGCGGGAGGAGCCGGAAGTCCTGGAAGACGACGCCGATGCCGCGCCTTAGGCGG
Encoded here:
- the ftsX gene encoding permease-like cell division protein FtsX encodes the protein MRLAFILGEIGSGLRRNLSMVVSVILVTFVSLTFVGAAGMLQMQINQMKGYWYDKVQVAIFLCSEGSTAAGCASGPVTPEQQESLNALLESPAVAQYVNDFQFESKDEAYKHFKDQFSNSPIVDSVTPDQLPASFRINMKDPEKYQIISETFSSQPGVETVIDQRQLLERLFSVMNGASLVAVGIAGVMIVCAILLIATTIRLSAFSRRRETGIMRLVGASKTVIQLPFILEGVIAAVIGAALASATLWAVAHFFLGEYMSQQYPDTAFISSGQTLILAPALIILGGSLAGISSLLTLRRYLRV
- the rfbB gene encoding dTDP-glucose 4,6-dehydratase; the encoded protein is MRNLLVTGGAGFIGSNFVHYVLANTDDNITVLDKLTYAGNLESLRGLPEARFTFVQGDIADAAVVDGLVAGSDVVVHYAAESHNDNSLHDPRPFLDTNIIGTYTLIEAARKHNKRFHHISTDEVYGDLELDDPERFTEQTPYNPSSPYSSTKAGSDLLVRAWVRSFGLQATISNCSNNYGPYQHVEKFIPRQITNVIDGIRPKLYGKGENVRDWIHANDHSSAVLAIIAKGKIGETYLIGADGEKNNKDVVELILEHMGQAPDAYDHVVDRPGHDLRYAIDSTKLRNELGWEPRFSNFDAGIEDTIAWYRDNEDWWRPQKAQTEAKYKEQGQ
- the smpB gene encoding SsrA-binding protein SmpB, with protein sequence MPKESGRKVVATNRKARHDYHVLDTYEAGIALMGTEVKSLREGHASMVDGFCTFYNDELWMEAIHIPEYNQGSWTNHAARRRRKLLLHREELIKISHKVRESGYTIVPLQLYFVDGKAKVEIGVARGKREYDKRQTLREQQDNREAQREMRERNRRR
- a CDS encoding sugar nucleotide-binding protein, with the translated sequence MPLEFSKALAAHRTPIPGVVLYDLPVHGDSRGWFKENWQREKMLALGLPDFRPVQNNVSYNEKAGTTRGIHAEPWDKFISVATGKIFGAWVDLREGPSFGAVFTCELDPSQAIFIPRGVGNAFQTLEDNTAYTYLVNDHWSADAQGQYTFLNLADEASAIAWPVPLDQAEVSEKDRTHPRLNDVVPMPPRKTLVVGADGQLGKALRKLYEGDSSFEFAGRGDFDLASDSAFSTMSWKNYSTIINAAAYTAVDAAETDAGRAAAWSVNVAAVARLARVAVEYNLTLVHVSSDYVFDGTATRHDEAEIFTPLGVYGQTKAAGDAVVSVVPRHYIVRTSWVIGEGNNFVRTMAALAGRGIEPSVVNDQFGRLSFTEDIASGIRHLLESGADYGTYNLSNDGPPQSWADIASDVYELVGRSRASVTGVSTEEYFRDKAAAPRPRNSVLTLTKLKSTGFVPPPTSERLAAFLHKDRAVAATEGYSPR
- the ftsE gene encoding cell division ATP-binding protein FtsE — its product is MIRFENVTKVYDQKARPALDSVNLEIDRGEFAFLVGASGSGKSTFLRLVLKEDRATSGAVYVAGQNVAKISSWRVPRLRRGIGVVFQDFRLLPQKNVFANVAFAMQVIGKSRSVIRDTVPEVLKTVGLEGKEHRMPHELSGGEQQRVAIARAVVNRPGILLADEPTGNLDPTTSMGIMGVLDKINQNGTTVVMATHDDDIVNEMRKRVVELKNGVVIRDEAKALYTSMIPVVGQSRRLKDASGREDPGAGLPGEGGGQR
- the rfbA gene encoding glucose-1-phosphate thymidylyltransferase RfbA; the encoded protein is MRGIILAGGTGSRLHPITLGISKQLVPVYDKPMIYYPLSTLMLAGIQDILIITTPQDADQFQRLLGDGSQFGINISYTQQPSPDGLAQAFVLGAEFIGEGPVALVLGDNIFYGQGLGTQLRRFENIDGGSIFGYRVLDPSAYGVVEFDTQGKAISLEEKPVEPKSHYAVPGLYFYDNDVVDIARNLQPSARGELEITDVNRTYLERGKLHVEILPRGTAWLDTGTFADLNDASDFVRTVQRRQGLSIGCPEEIGWRLGFLADDELEARARKLAKGGYGQYLLDLLSGGGKSRF
- a CDS encoding peptidoglycan DD-metalloendopeptidase family protein → MNETDRKSPQHRLNGRRRGAQRTSILSGVLAVVLAAGLASSTPVAFADELEDRQKALEAEAARVQQSLEFVDSRIAKAASDLVIYQGQLPGAQQALLEAQGRVAGAVKEVEALSARVDMAQQNKAKITQQLETDKQKIADTKKLIGQIATQAYKSGGVPSNLSLFFGSNNGGSLTETMDLADQAMRSQNAAMDKLQQQSATNVNSEARLQAVEAEIKDLKAKADAALEREKAARDEAAAKKEEVDRLIADTTRLDAELQAAKPGIQSQLAGVQASQNAVAAEIQERDRKLREAWEAEQRRKAEAAAAAAAAAAAAAAAARNQPAPPPPPVQSFMPPVGSPSAFGLRHPFNGGVPITSGFGWRATPPGTIDFYGQGGYMHTGIDFGAACGTPVYAAAAGEVFSSGWSSADGGGWRVKISHGLVEGNTLNTIYYHNASIVVSNGQRVSQGQLIAYSGNTGNSTGCHSHFETWLNGNAVDPMGLL